The Thermostichus vulcanus str. 'Rupite' genome window below encodes:
- a CDS encoding cytochrome ubiquinol oxidase subunit I, producing MAHFLDTVVLSRIQFALTSSFHMLWPVLTTGMGIYLVLVEGVWLRTRNISYYHHARFWTQLYLLNFGIGVASGLPMEFQFGTNWAPFSEAVGDFFGSILGFEGSMAFMLEAGFLGIMVFGWNRVPGVIHYLSTIMVAFGANLSTFWILTANSWMQTPVGGELVNGKFVVKDYFAAIFNPAMLNSVAHMFLATLETSLFVVGGISAWYVLNRRHPEFFGKSLKIALAVAIVVAPLQIAVGHESALHLRENQPTKLAAMEAQWETLPAGEPAAYTLLALPDSEHEINPWSLEVPYGLGLILDLQPNLQKPVLGLKDFAPENRPPLIPLIYYSFRVMVGIGFFLAALMLVSTVQWLRGKLADDQITGQTWLMRAWLFAAPLGYIAVEAGWIVREVGRQPWTVYGLIRTSDAASHVPATDVLGSLSLFTAIYGILFVSALHFGRRILLHGPNLELPPPGLGSQSARTEMVPDRRPTEVSA from the coding sequence ATGGCTCATTTTCTCGATACAGTTGTTCTATCACGGATACAATTTGCCTTGACCAGCTCCTTTCACATGCTCTGGCCAGTTTTGACCACCGGCATGGGCATCTACTTGGTGCTGGTGGAGGGCGTGTGGTTGCGTACCCGCAATATCTCCTACTACCACCACGCACGGTTTTGGACCCAGCTCTATCTGCTTAACTTTGGCATTGGGGTGGCTAGCGGGCTGCCTATGGAGTTTCAGTTTGGCACCAACTGGGCCCCCTTCTCGGAGGCGGTAGGGGACTTCTTCGGCAGCATCCTTGGCTTTGAGGGATCCATGGCCTTCATGTTGGAGGCGGGCTTTTTGGGCATCATGGTGTTTGGCTGGAACCGGGTACCCGGCGTCATTCATTATCTCTCCACCATCATGGTGGCCTTTGGAGCGAACCTCTCAACGTTCTGGATTTTGACCGCCAACTCCTGGATGCAGACCCCTGTAGGGGGAGAGTTGGTAAATGGCAAATTTGTGGTGAAGGACTATTTTGCCGCCATCTTTAACCCCGCTATGCTCAACAGTGTCGCTCACATGTTCTTGGCGACCCTTGAGACTTCGTTGTTCGTGGTCGGGGGCATTAGTGCCTGGTATGTGCTGAACCGGCGGCATCCTGAGTTTTTCGGCAAGTCCCTCAAAATTGCTCTGGCCGTCGCCATTGTAGTGGCACCGTTGCAAATTGCTGTGGGCCACGAAAGTGCCCTTCATCTGCGGGAAAACCAACCCACCAAGCTGGCAGCGATGGAAGCCCAGTGGGAGACCTTACCAGCAGGAGAGCCTGCTGCATACACCCTTTTGGCTCTTCCCGACAGTGAGCACGAAATCAACCCTTGGTCACTGGAGGTGCCCTACGGGTTGGGACTCATTTTGGATTTACAGCCCAATCTACAAAAGCCCGTCCTAGGGCTGAAAGACTTTGCTCCTGAGAATCGTCCTCCCCTGATCCCGCTTATCTACTATTCTTTTCGCGTCATGGTGGGTATCGGATTTTTCCTGGCTGCCCTGATGCTAGTCAGCACTGTGCAGTGGTTGCGGGGCAAGTTGGCTGATGACCAAATTACTGGACAAACTTGGCTGATGCGGGCTTGGCTGTTCGCGGCACCGCTGGGCTACATCGCAGTGGAGGCGGGGTGGATCGTGCGAGAGGTGGGGCGTCAGCCCTGGACGGTTTATGGTCTCATTCGCACCTCGGATGCAGCTTCCCATGTTCCCGCCACCGATGTGCTGGGATCCCTCAGCCTCTTCACCGCCATCTACGGGATTTTGTTTGTGTCTGCCCTCCATTTTGGCCGACGCATTCTGCTGCATGGCCCGAACCTAGAGTTGCCCCCGCCGGGATTGGGATCCCAGTCTGCGCGGACAGAGATGGTGCCCGATCGACGCCCCACCGAGGTTAGCGCCTAA
- the cydB gene encoding cytochrome d ubiquinol oxidase subunit II, whose product MPQVWFVILALFLLLYVILDGFDLGVGILSLTASSEERRSILMTSLGNVWDANETWLVVMGGALFGAFPLAYATILTALYIPIFIMIFGFIFRAVAFEFREHSNRKLLWNTAFGVGSFLAALGQGFALGSIFKGIQVDAAGHFTGTQWDWLSWQTLLVALTLIQGYVLIGSTYLILKTEGSLQQTHYRTATLAAWTTLIGAGLVTVLTPVLYNQARERLLERPLVYIFALIPLLAILLIGLLLRSLRQKKEVEPFVWTVLLFVLSFMGLGLLIFPYIIPPSITIYQAAADPSALVFMLVFIGFLIPIMLFYEKQRKAPGF is encoded by the coding sequence TTGCCTCAGGTTTGGTTCGTCATCCTGGCCCTGTTTTTGTTGCTCTACGTGATTTTGGACGGCTTCGATCTAGGGGTCGGCATCCTATCCCTGACGGCTTCTTCAGAGGAGCGGCGGAGCATTTTGATGACCAGCCTGGGCAATGTTTGGGATGCCAACGAGACATGGCTGGTGGTGATGGGGGGAGCCTTGTTTGGTGCCTTTCCCTTGGCCTATGCCACAATTTTGACCGCCCTCTACATCCCCATTTTCATCATGATCTTTGGGTTCATCTTCAGGGCGGTGGCCTTCGAGTTTCGCGAGCACTCCAATCGCAAGCTGTTGTGGAACACCGCCTTTGGGGTGGGTAGTTTTTTGGCGGCCTTGGGGCAAGGGTTTGCTCTAGGCAGTATCTTCAAAGGGATCCAGGTGGATGCAGCCGGCCACTTCACCGGTACTCAGTGGGATTGGCTGAGCTGGCAGACGCTATTGGTGGCTCTAACCTTGATTCAGGGCTACGTGCTGATTGGCTCCACCTACCTCATCCTTAAGACGGAGGGATCCCTGCAACAAACTCACTACCGCACGGCTACCCTTGCCGCCTGGACCACTCTGATCGGAGCAGGGTTGGTTACTGTGCTCACGCCAGTGCTCTATAACCAAGCCCGTGAGCGCCTGCTGGAGCGACCCTTGGTGTATATTTTTGCCCTCATCCCTTTGTTGGCGATTTTACTGATCGGGTTGCTGCTCAGAAGCCTGCGCCAGAAAAAAGAAGTTGAGCCTTTTGTTTGGACAGTACTGTTGTTTGTGCTTTCATTTATGGGGCTGGGACTTCTCATTTTCCCCTACATTATTCCCCCCAGCATCACCATCTATCAGGCGGCAGCCGATCCCAGTGCTTTGGTGTTCATGCTGGTCTTTATTGGCTTTCTGATCCCGATCATGCTCTTTTACGAAAAGCAGCGTAAAGCCCCCGGTTTCTAA
- the cimA gene encoding citramalate synthase yields the protein MEIKSDHPTRVILYDTTLRDGAQREGLSLSVQDKLQIAKLLDRLGIPFIEGGWPGANPKDVQFFWQMREEPLTQAELVAFCSTRRPGRTAAEDPMLQAILAAGTRYVTVFGKSWDLHVTQGLGTSLEENLAMIRETLTYLGSQGRRVIYDAEHWFDAYRHNPDYALQTLVTAAEAGAEWLVLCDTNGGSLPHEIAQITAAVLAESHHLRHLPLGIHTHNDSGTAVANALAAVQAGVRMVQGTINGYGERCGNADLCSLIPNLQLKLGYTCLPEEKLQHLTEISRSISEVVNLAPDDHAPFVGLSAFAHKGGIHVSAVQKNPLTYEHIAPEQVGNCRRVVVSEQSGLSNILSKIAGFGFVLDKSDPQVRSILERLKTLELEGYQFEAAEASFELMVRELLGQRSHPFEMLSFNISTTTRSDWSSKDWDPTGGEADVQSLAAVKIVVQGQTRVTAAEGNGPVAALDGALRKALLEFYPQIEQIHLSDYKVRILNGQAGTSAKTRVLVEFSDGHHRWTTVGVSTNIIEASCRALVEGLEYSLLPPSSPLPIDYRSSATATRVS from the coding sequence ATGGAGATTAAATCCGATCACCCCACCCGAGTTATCCTCTACGACACCACCCTGCGGGATGGGGCACAGCGGGAGGGGCTGTCCCTGTCGGTTCAGGATAAGTTGCAGATCGCCAAACTGCTGGATCGGCTCGGGATCCCCTTCATTGAGGGGGGGTGGCCGGGAGCCAATCCTAAGGATGTGCAGTTTTTCTGGCAAATGCGGGAAGAACCCCTAACGCAAGCGGAGTTGGTGGCTTTTTGTTCCACCCGGAGACCGGGACGTACCGCTGCCGAAGATCCGATGCTACAAGCCATCTTGGCCGCCGGCACTCGCTATGTGACGGTCTTTGGCAAATCCTGGGATCTGCACGTCACCCAGGGTTTGGGCACCAGCCTGGAGGAAAACTTGGCCATGATCCGGGAGACCCTCACCTATCTGGGATCCCAGGGGCGACGGGTGATCTACGATGCCGAACACTGGTTTGATGCCTACCGCCACAATCCCGACTACGCCCTGCAAACCTTGGTCACGGCTGCCGAAGCCGGAGCGGAATGGCTGGTTCTCTGTGATACCAATGGGGGATCCCTGCCCCATGAAATTGCTCAGATCACTGCAGCTGTTTTGGCGGAATCTCACCACCTACGGCATTTGCCCCTGGGTATTCACACCCACAATGACTCGGGTACAGCCGTGGCCAATGCCCTGGCTGCTGTGCAAGCGGGAGTCCGGATGGTGCAGGGCACCATCAATGGCTATGGGGAACGCTGTGGCAATGCCGACTTGTGTAGCCTGATCCCCAACTTGCAACTGAAGCTGGGGTACACCTGTCTGCCGGAGGAGAAACTGCAACACCTGACGGAGATCTCCCGTTCCATCAGCGAGGTGGTCAACCTAGCCCCTGATGATCATGCTCCGTTTGTGGGTCTGTCGGCCTTTGCCCACAAGGGCGGGATCCACGTCAGTGCTGTCCAAAAGAACCCCCTCACCTACGAGCACATTGCTCCGGAACAGGTGGGCAACTGCCGCCGCGTGGTGGTTTCAGAACAATCGGGTCTCAGCAACATCCTCAGCAAAATAGCCGGGTTCGGCTTTGTCCTGGATAAATCGGATCCGCAGGTGCGCTCCATTTTGGAACGGCTGAAAACCCTGGAGCTGGAGGGCTATCAATTTGAGGCGGCTGAGGCCAGCTTTGAACTGATGGTGCGGGAGCTGCTGGGGCAACGTTCCCATCCCTTCGAGATGCTTAGCTTTAACATCAGCACCACCACCCGCTCCGACTGGAGTAGCAAAGACTGGGATCCCACGGGAGGAGAAGCAGATGTGCAATCCTTGGCGGCGGTGAAAATTGTGGTGCAGGGGCAAACGCGGGTTACTGCGGCGGAAGGAAACGGGCCTGTGGCGGCATTAGATGGGGCCTTGCGCAAAGCCCTACTGGAGTTTTATCCCCAAATCGAACAGATTCACCTGTCCGATTACAAAGTGCGAATTTTGAATGGTCAGGCAGGCACCTCGGCCAAAACTCGGGTGCTGGTAGAGTTTAGTGATGGTCATCACCGCTGGACGACAGTAGGGGTTTCGACCAACATCATCGAGGCTTCCTGTCGAGCCTTGGTGGAGGGATTAGAATACAGCCTGCTACCCCCGAGCTCTCCCTTGCCAATAGATTATCGCTCCTCGGCAACTGCAACGAGAGTTTCCTGA
- the ebsA gene encoding type IV pilus biogenesis protein EbsA yields the protein MALQLEPASLPEVAVYQPYYAVARRQYLALAVGLYKKASLEGQRAIEGEEPVRFLASWHMSPLPSDLTVVQLIFAQDADLTYQLSIADYEFVDYLIDVVALVQRGQPPDFTTAFYKKLMRYED from the coding sequence ATGGCCCTTCAACTCGAACCCGCAAGTCTTCCAGAAGTCGCCGTCTATCAGCCCTACTACGCGGTTGCCCGTCGCCAATACCTAGCTCTCGCCGTCGGTTTGTACAAAAAAGCTAGCTTAGAAGGACAGCGAGCAATTGAGGGAGAGGAGCCGGTTCGGTTCTTGGCCAGTTGGCACATGTCTCCTTTGCCTTCTGACCTAACAGTGGTGCAGTTGATTTTTGCTCAGGATGCTGACCTCACCTATCAGCTTTCGATTGCCGACTATGAGTTTGTGGATTACCTAATCGATGTGGTCGCGTTGGTACAGCGGGGACAACCGCCGGATTTCACCACTGCCTTCTACAAAAAACTGATGCGATATGAAGATTAA
- a CDS encoding DUF3110 domain-containing protein, protein MNTAEALEILNLQPDATEREIRGRLFQEYQTLSTALAELEDERQRPLLEVQLARLNEARDVLLSGAQPQGSRSENVLSLISPEDLPAQVIVLLYQANGQEGICTRQVGGQDIVLAFESSFGARKYAQRLAQQGLPKPVPERFDTEEIVDFCRGGGYGLMVVPANEALEPLEESTESARDWQGKP, encoded by the coding sequence ATGAACACTGCCGAAGCCCTCGAAATTCTCAACCTTCAGCCGGACGCAACCGAACGAGAAATCCGGGGACGGTTGTTTCAGGAATATCAAACCCTTAGCACCGCTTTGGCAGAGCTGGAGGATGAGCGGCAAAGGCCCTTGCTTGAGGTGCAACTGGCTCGGCTCAATGAGGCACGGGATGTGCTGCTTAGTGGGGCGCAACCTCAGGGATCCCGGTCGGAGAACGTCTTGTCATTAATTAGCCCGGAAGACTTGCCTGCGCAGGTGATTGTGCTGCTTTACCAAGCAAACGGACAGGAGGGGATCTGTACCCGCCAAGTCGGGGGGCAAGATATCGTCCTTGCCTTTGAAAGTTCTTTTGGGGCGAGAAAGTATGCGCAAAGGCTGGCCCAACAGGGACTTCCCAAGCCCGTGCCAGAGCGCTTCGATACGGAGGAGATCGTCGATTTTTGCCGCGGGGGGGGGTATGGCTTGATGGTGGTTCCGGCCAATGAAGCGCTAGAACCCCTCGAGGAAAGCACAGAATCTGCTCGAGATTGGCAAGGTAAGCCCTGA
- a CDS encoding DUF3769 domain-containing protein yields MKGVLLLSLGLWSLSLGLWAAADEAVAPPGISLTLDPVAPSQGSLDFATLSALSARTLQLRSDRQTFDQRAEVFEAEGNVEMRLGRSLLRADRMRIELRQRRAVAEGNVSIELDQQRIQGSRLEYDFEQEQGFLSDAFGQVDIRALGGSGAQMQEGAAALGPERLVRFRADQIRFDANNWEGDNVRLTNDPLDPPELEIRSPRVTSSLQADGSSLLIAESGQLVFDQVFFLPLPIRLRFDQFNRQPPVSIFYDDFDREELRRGLILQPNFELLRDPNLSLVFSPQLYPQRLWGSDQGILDGIGLRTDFRWLQPEQRAQTSLFVELRGIVFEEFARRLRAQVEHQITTGDGGQVTYTYAYRERFFSGRLGFQIVENRLGASYSSPTIRLGSTGLDFSYRLATDYIDALGQPDEIDTDPDLALEKTTERIQLTRLQLGATLNRSFALWIPPATKEEPPPRFSALPIEQGVWLNTGVSSSQSLYSNGRAQSYTAGSVGIDAVIGAFVADTFDYTNLSVTYSNGFLAGASPFLFDRITTREQLVLGFLQQLYGPLRVGAETTVDLQSGQQVDTTYRLGYDRRTYGFSLQYNPVRQSGALELRVEGLNWDPGSTSEERPTPGSGLSDP; encoded by the coding sequence ATGAAAGGCGTTCTGCTGCTATCGCTGGGGTTGTGGTCGCTGTCGCTGGGATTATGGGCAGCCGCCGATGAAGCCGTTGCGCCCCCAGGGATCTCCCTAACCCTCGATCCGGTTGCGCCCTCTCAGGGATCCCTTGACTTCGCCACACTGAGTGCTCTTTCTGCTCGGACTCTGCAACTGCGTTCTGACCGCCAAACCTTTGACCAACGGGCCGAGGTTTTTGAAGCCGAAGGCAATGTGGAGATGCGCTTGGGCCGGTCTCTCTTGCGGGCGGACCGGATGCGGATCGAGTTGCGGCAACGGCGGGCGGTGGCGGAGGGGAATGTCTCGATTGAGCTGGATCAGCAGCGCATTCAGGGATCCCGACTGGAATACGACTTTGAGCAGGAGCAGGGCTTCTTGTCGGATGCTTTTGGGCAGGTGGATATTCGTGCCCTCGGTGGATCTGGAGCCCAGATGCAAGAGGGAGCAGCTGCCCTTGGCCCAGAACGGTTGGTGCGGTTTCGCGCCGATCAAATTCGCTTTGATGCCAACAACTGGGAGGGAGACAATGTTCGGCTGACCAACGATCCCCTGGATCCGCCCGAGCTAGAGATCCGCAGCCCACGGGTTACCTCCAGCCTGCAAGCAGATGGCTCCAGCCTGCTGATTGCTGAGTCTGGCCAGTTGGTCTTTGATCAAGTCTTTTTCCTGCCTTTGCCGATTCGTCTGCGCTTCGACCAATTCAACCGTCAGCCGCCGGTCAGCATTTTCTACGATGACTTCGACCGAGAAGAGTTGCGGCGCGGTCTAATCCTGCAACCCAATTTCGAGCTGCTGCGGGATCCCAACCTGAGCCTGGTGTTCTCTCCGCAACTGTATCCACAACGCCTCTGGGGGAGCGATCAAGGGATCTTAGATGGCATTGGACTGCGCACCGACTTTCGCTGGCTGCAACCAGAGCAGAGGGCGCAAACCTCCCTATTTGTGGAGTTGCGGGGGATTGTCTTCGAGGAGTTTGCCAGGCGGCTGCGGGCCCAGGTGGAGCACCAGATTACCACAGGCGATGGGGGCCAAGTCACCTATACCTACGCCTACCGAGAACGCTTCTTCAGTGGGCGGCTGGGGTTTCAGATCGTGGAAAATCGCCTTGGAGCCAGCTACAGTTCACCCACGATTCGTTTGGGTAGTACGGGGTTGGATTTCAGCTACCGCCTAGCCACCGATTACATTGATGCCCTGGGGCAGCCGGATGAGATTGACACGGATCCTGATCTGGCCCTGGAAAAGACCACTGAACGCATCCAACTAACCCGACTGCAACTGGGGGCAACCCTGAATCGCTCCTTCGCCCTTTGGATCCCCCCTGCAACGAAAGAGGAGCCGCCACCCCGGTTTTCGGCTTTGCCCATCGAGCAAGGGGTTTGGCTCAATACCGGCGTCAGCAGCAGTCAGTCTCTCTACTCGAATGGCCGTGCCCAGAGCTATACCGCTGGCAGTGTCGGCATTGATGCAGTGATTGGAGCTTTTGTGGCCGATACCTTCGACTACACCAACCTGAGTGTGACCTACTCCAATGGTTTTTTGGCGGGGGCCTCGCCTTTTTTGTTTGACCGCATCACCACCCGTGAGCAATTGGTCTTGGGCTTTTTGCAGCAACTCTATGGCCCGCTGCGGGTGGGAGCAGAAACCACCGTCGATCTGCAATCCGGCCAGCAGGTGGATACCACCTATCGATTAGGCTATGACCGGCGCACCTATGGCTTCAGCCTCCAGTACAATCCCGTGCGTCAGTCGGGGGCTCTAGAGCTGCGAGTGGAGGGTTTGAATTGGGATCCCGGTTCCACCTCAGAGGAAAGACCTACCCCAGGATCAGGTCTCAGCGACCCTTGA
- a CDS encoding RNA-guided endonuclease TnpB family protein, translated as MKRVTTTLKLKFLDLNAVKAEMFNQTVCATTELANELLRISPKERKALTTAKVVTPLKSALSNQVIRVLKGKAGQRVKHFKVFWPEVNNQNWKLHKVGSTYSVSFPTIQGDKRVPLEVSSSYYAERLERILAEQDCERGTLKLMKLRGCWYAVVSITWEVPEVKSTERLGVDRGQNRLAVAATRWGRAVFFGGGEVAYRRRRFQKRRAQLQQAGKYRALKRLERKEARWMRAVNHTVSRRIVRFAKAVNADVWMEDLSGIRQSRQSQKARSDAGKSRHTWSYYDLEWKVAYKLEMAGRTLHKRPAAYTSKTDHRTGLIGKRSGHLFTGQDGYCCDADWNAAILLRKTRSVMNIARWDGFSCPLSLKEALPVIGRVGSGDGVVGNPLNSLVLCTARSAMNPSQLQAVGS; from the coding sequence ATGAAACGGGTCACCACGACACTCAAGCTCAAGTTTCTTGACCTCAATGCGGTCAAAGCAGAGATGTTTAACCAGACGGTTTGTGCGACAACCGAACTGGCAAACGAACTGCTCCGCATCAGTCCAAAGGAACGAAAAGCATTGACAACCGCCAAAGTGGTAACCCCACTCAAGTCGGCCCTCTCCAACCAGGTGATTCGTGTCCTGAAGGGGAAAGCCGGCCAGCGGGTCAAACACTTCAAAGTGTTCTGGCCAGAGGTCAACAACCAAAACTGGAAGCTGCACAAAGTAGGCAGCACCTACTCGGTGAGTTTTCCCACGATTCAGGGTGACAAGCGGGTTCCCCTTGAGGTTAGCAGTTCCTACTATGCCGAGCGTCTTGAGCGCATCCTGGCCGAACAGGATTGTGAACGGGGAACCTTGAAACTCATGAAGCTACGGGGCTGTTGGTACGCGGTTGTATCTATCACTTGGGAAGTTCCCGAAGTGAAGAGCACAGAGCGGCTGGGTGTTGACCGGGGGCAGAACCGTTTGGCGGTGGCGGCCACCCGTTGGGGTCGGGCGGTGTTTTTTGGGGGTGGAGAGGTAGCCTATCGTCGTCGTCGTTTCCAGAAGCGTCGTGCCCAGTTGCAACAGGCGGGTAAATACCGAGCACTCAAGCGACTGGAGCGCAAAGAAGCCCGTTGGATGAGGGCGGTCAACCACACCGTTAGCCGTCGCATTGTACGGTTTGCCAAGGCGGTAAATGCGGATGTGTGGATGGAAGACCTCTCGGGTATTCGCCAATCCAGACAGAGCCAGAAGGCGCGTTCGGATGCCGGGAAATCGCGCCATACCTGGTCGTACTACGACCTGGAGTGGAAGGTTGCCTACAAGCTGGAAATGGCGGGTAGGACGCTGCACAAGCGCCCTGCTGCCTACACATCCAAAACCGACCACAGGACGGGGCTGATCGGTAAAAGGAGTGGGCATTTGTTCACCGGGCAGGACGGGTATTGCTGTGACGCGGACTGGAATGCCGCAATCTTGCTACGCAAGACGCGGAGCGTCATGAACATTGCTCGGTGGGACGGGTTTTCGTGTCCTTTGAGTCTAAAAGAAGCCCTGCCCGTAATAGGCAGGGTCGGCTCAGGGGATGGGGTAGTTGGCAATCCCCTGAACTCCCTCGTGCTCTGCACGGCACGGAGTGCTATGAATCCCTCACAGCTTCAAGCTGTGGGGAGCTAG
- the larE gene encoding ATP-dependent sacrificial sulfur transferase LarE produces MNSPQARFAPSLDSLDPVLRKKFAQVTQIFAEMEQVLVAYSGGVDSTLVAKLAWDQLGERALAVTAASPSLLPEDLEEAIEQAQVIGIRHEIVETHELEDPNYAANPINRCYFCKRELHDTLRPLAQSRGYDYVVDGLNADDLSDYRPGVQAAVERGVRSPLAEVGIRKLEVRQLSRQLGLPWWDKPAQPCLSSRFPYGEEITAEKLRRVGAAERYLRSLGWRQVRVRSEKDTARIELPPQQIHEFIQKTDLEALVKAFQAAGYLYVSLDLEGYQSGKLNRVLNSV; encoded by the coding sequence ATGAACAGTCCCCAAGCCCGATTCGCCCCCTCTTTGGACTCGTTGGATCCCGTTCTGAGGAAAAAGTTTGCGCAGGTCACTCAGATCTTTGCCGAGATGGAGCAGGTGCTGGTGGCCTATTCTGGGGGAGTTGATAGTACGTTGGTGGCCAAGTTGGCTTGGGATCAGTTGGGAGAGCGGGCCCTAGCGGTGACGGCGGCTTCCCCCTCGCTGCTGCCCGAAGATCTAGAAGAAGCGATAGAACAAGCTCAAGTTATCGGCATCCGTCACGAGATTGTGGAAACCCACGAGCTGGAGGATCCCAACTACGCCGCCAACCCGATCAACCGCTGCTATTTCTGCAAGCGTGAACTGCACGATACGCTGCGCCCATTGGCCCAGAGTCGGGGGTATGACTACGTGGTGGATGGCCTGAATGCGGATGATCTGTCGGATTATCGACCGGGGGTACAGGCGGCTGTGGAGCGGGGGGTACGCTCACCCTTGGCGGAGGTAGGGATCCGCAAACTGGAGGTACGGCAGTTGTCGCGGCAGTTGGGGTTGCCCTGGTGGGACAAACCGGCTCAGCCCTGTCTGAGCTCCCGCTTTCCCTACGGCGAGGAGATTACGGCTGAGAAGTTGCGTCGGGTTGGGGCTGCCGAACGCTATCTACGCAGCTTGGGTTGGCGACAGGTGCGGGTACGCTCCGAAAAAGATACCGCCCGCATTGAATTACCCCCGCAACAGATCCATGAATTTATCCAGAAAACCGACTTGGAAGCCTTGGTCAAGGCTTTTCAAGCTGCGGGGTATCTCTACGTCAGCCTGGATCTGGAAGGCTACCAAAGTGGCAAGCTCAACCGGGTGCTTAACTCGGTTTAA
- a CDS encoding RNA-guided endonuclease TnpB family protein yields MKRVTTTLKLKFLGLNAVKAEMFDQTVCATTELANELLRISPKERKALTTAKVVTPLKSALSNQVIRVLKGKAGQRAKHFKVFWPEVNNQNWKLHKVGSTYSVSFPTIQGDKRVPLEVSSSYYAERLERILAEQDCERGTLKLMQIRGVWYAVLSITWDVPEVKSTERLGVDRGQNRLAVAATRWGRAVFFGGGEVAYRRRRFQKRRAQLQQAGKYRALKRLERKEARWMRAVNHTVSRRIVRFANAVNADVWMEDLSGIRQSRQSQKARSDAGKSRHTWSYYDLEWKVAYKLEMAGRTLHKRPAAYTSKTDHRTGLIGKRSGHLFTGQDGYCCDADWNAAINIAQWDGFSCPLSLKEALPVIGRVGSGDGVVGNPLNSLVLCTARSALNPSQLQAVGS; encoded by the coding sequence ATGAAACGGGTCACCACGACACTCAAGCTCAAGTTTCTTGGCCTCAATGCGGTCAAAGCAGAGATGTTTGACCAGACGGTTTGTGCGACAACCGAACTGGCAAACGAACTGCTCCGCATCAGTCCAAAGGAACGAAAAGCATTAACAACCGCCAAAGTGGTGACACCCCTCAAGTCGGCCCTCTCCAACCAGGTGATTCGTGTCCTGAAGGGGAAGGCAGGTCAGCGGGCTAAACACTTCAAGGTATTCTGGCCAGAGGTCAACAACCAAAACTGGAAGCTGCACAAAGTAGGTAGCACCTACTCGGTGAGTTTTCCCACAATTCAGGGTGACAAGCGGGTTCCCCTTGAGGTTAGCAGTTCCTACTATGCCGAGCGTCTTGAGCGCATCCTGGCCGAGCAGGATTGTGAACGGGGAACCTTGAAACTGATGCAAATACGTGGGGTTTGGTATGCTGTTCTGTCTATCACTTGGGATGTTCCCGAAGTGAAGAGTACGGAACGGTTAGGTGTTGACCGGGGGCAGAACCGTTTGGCAGTGGCGGCCACCCGTTGGGGTCGGGCGGTGTTTTTTGGGGGTGGAGAGGTAGCCTATCGTCGTCGTCGTTTCCAGAAGCGTCGCGCCCAGTTGCAACAGGCGGGTAAATACCGAGCACTCAAGCGACTGGAGCGCAAAGAAGCCCGTTGGATGAGGGCGGTCAACCACACCGTGAGCCGTCGCATTGTGCGGTTTGCCAATGCGGTAAATGCGGATGTGTGGATGGAAGACCTATCGGGTATCCGCCAATCCAGACAGAGCCAGAAGGCGCGTTCGGATGCCGGGAAATCGCGCCATACCTGGTCGTACTACGACCTGGAGTGGAAGGTTGCCTACAAGCTGGAAATGGCGGGTAGGACGCTGCACAAGCGCCCTGCTGCCTACACATCCAAAACCGACCACAGGACAGGATTGATTGGGAAAAGGAGTGGGCATTTGTTCACTGGGCAGGACGGGTATTGCTGTGATGCCGACTGGAATGCCGCCATAAACATTGCCCAGTGGGACGGGTTTTCGTGTCCTTTGAGTCTAAAAGAAGCCCTGCCCGTAATAGGCAGGGTCGGCTCAGGGGATGGGGTAGTTGGCAATCCCCTGAACTCCCTCGTGCTCTGCACGGCACGGAGTGCTCTGAATCCCTCACAGCTTCAAGCTGTGGGGAGCTAG